A window of Cryptomeria japonica chromosome 3, Sugi_1.0, whole genome shotgun sequence contains these coding sequences:
- the LOC131034211 gene encoding large ribosomal subunit protein bL28m has product MASRQRAMLKKLLPMIKGQSMSDEAKEALRRSLPNHKCIMGRAKRGIFAGRHIQFGNQISEDGGNKTKRTWKPNVQNKRLFSLILDQFIRVKVTTHAIRCIDKAGGIDEYLLKTPTRKLDNELSLLWKAKIEQKYKELRNKEVGFFAPKEEKELEAAFENLEIAKEEWRARRKAGAGIHGGAKGGNQQAKLEGKL; this is encoded by the exons ATGGCTTCTAGACAAAGAGCAATGCTTAAGAAGTTGCTTCCAATGATTAAAGGACAATCCATGAGTGATGAAGCAAAAGAAGCATTGAGGAGAAGTCTTCCTAATCATAAATGTATTATGGGACGGGCTAAGAGAGGAATTTTTGCTGGTCGCCACATCCAATTTGGCAATCAAATCAGTGAAGATGGTGGAAACAA GAcaaagcgaacatggaagcccaaTGTGCAGAATAAGCGACTTTTCAGCTTGATTTTGGATCAGTTTATTAGAGTTAAAGTTACAACACATGCAATTCGGTGTATTGATAAAGCTGGTGGCATTGATGAATATCTACTAAAGACACCTACCAGGAAGCTTGATAATGAACTGTCTCTTCTTTGGAAGGCCAAGATTGAACAAAAATATAAAGAACTTAGAAACAAGGAGGTTGGTTTCTTTGCACCAAAAGAAGAGAAGGAACTTGAAGCGgcctttgaaaatcttgaaattgCCAAAGAAGAATGGAGAGCTCGCCGTAAAGCAGGTGCAGGAATCCATGGGGGTGCCAAGGGTGGCAACCAACAGGCCAAGTTAGAAGGCAAACTATAA